From Rhodopseudomonas palustris, a single genomic window includes:
- the ntrC gene encoding nitrogen regulation protein NR(I), whose product MPAGSILVADDDTAIRTVLNQALSRAGYEVRLTGNAATLWRWVSQGEGDLVITDVVMPDENAFDLLPRIKKLRPNLPVIVMSAQNTFMTAIRASEKGAYEYLPKPFDLKELIAIVGRALAEPKERITSANDEGEFDSIPLVGRSPAMQEIYRVLARLMQTDLTVMITGESGTGKELVSRALHDYGKRRNGPFVAVNMAAIPRDLIESELFGHERGAFTGANTRASGRFEQAEGGTLFLDEIGDMPMEAQTRLLRVLQQGEYTTVGGRTPIKTDVRIVAASNKDLRVLIQQGLFREDLFFRLNVVPLRLPPLREHIEDLPDLVRHFFALAEKDGLPAKKLDAAALERMKQHRWPGNVRELENLARRLAALYPQEVITASVIDGELAPPPVVAGGSAPHTVDNLGGAVEMYLSSHFSGFPNGVPPPGLYHRVLREIEVPLLTAALAATRGNQIRAADLLGLNRNTLRKKIRDLDIQVYRTGG is encoded by the coding sequence ATGCCTGCAGGTAGTATTCTCGTCGCGGACGACGACACCGCCATCCGCACGGTGCTCAATCAAGCGCTGTCGCGCGCCGGCTACGAAGTGCGGCTGACCGGCAACGCCGCGACGCTGTGGCGCTGGGTCAGTCAGGGCGAGGGCGATCTGGTGATCACCGACGTGGTGATGCCGGACGAGAACGCATTCGATCTGTTGCCGCGGATCAAGAAGCTGCGGCCGAACCTGCCGGTCATCGTGATGAGCGCGCAGAACACCTTCATGACGGCGATCCGCGCCTCGGAAAAAGGCGCGTACGAATATCTGCCGAAGCCGTTCGATCTGAAGGAACTGATCGCGATCGTCGGCCGCGCGCTGGCCGAGCCGAAGGAGCGCATCACCAGCGCCAACGACGAGGGCGAGTTCGACTCGATCCCGCTGGTCGGCCGTTCGCCGGCGATGCAGGAAATCTACCGGGTGCTGGCGCGGCTGATGCAGACCGACCTGACGGTGATGATCACCGGCGAGTCCGGCACCGGCAAGGAATTGGTCTCGCGGGCGCTGCACGACTACGGCAAGCGCCGCAACGGTCCGTTCGTCGCGGTCAACATGGCGGCGATTCCGCGCGACCTGATCGAGTCGGAATTGTTCGGTCACGAGCGCGGTGCCTTCACCGGCGCCAACACCCGCGCCTCCGGGCGGTTCGAACAGGCCGAGGGCGGCACGCTGTTTCTCGACGAAATCGGCGACATGCCGATGGAAGCGCAGACCCGGTTGCTGCGGGTGCTGCAGCAGGGCGAATACACCACCGTCGGCGGACGCACACCGATCAAGACCGACGTCCGGATCGTTGCGGCCTCCAACAAGGATCTGCGGGTTCTGATTCAGCAGGGCCTGTTCCGGGAAGACCTGTTCTTCCGCCTCAACGTGGTGCCGCTGCGGCTGCCGCCGCTGCGCGAGCACATCGAGGATCTGCCGGATCTGGTTCGGCATTTCTTCGCGCTTGCCGAGAAGGACGGCCTGCCGGCCAAAAAGCTCGATGCCGCCGCATTGGAGCGGATGAAGCAGCACCGCTGGCCGGGCAACGTCCGCGAACTGGAAAATCTCGCCCGCCGTCTGGCGGCGCTGTATCCCCAGGAGGTGATCACCGCCTCGGTGATCGACGGCGAATTGGCGCCGCCGCCGGTGGTGGCGGGCGGCAGCGCGCCCCACACCGTCGACAATCTGGGCGGCGCGGTCGAGATGTACCTGTCATCGCACTTTTCGGGCTTCCCGAACGGCGTGCCGCCGCCCGGCCTCTACCACCGGGTGCTGCGCGAGATCGAGGTGCCGCTGCTCACCGCCGCGCTGGCTGCGACTCGCGGCAACCAGATCCGCGCCGCGGACCTGCTGGGCCTCAACCGCAACACTCTGCGCAAGAAGATCCGCGATCTCGACATTCAGGTCTATCGGACCGGCGGCTGA
- a CDS encoding sensor histidine kinase NtrY-like yields the protein MTSAETSAPLVDDTSIAEPRLRTWRKLLAPMAVGVALFSAFLTFVVLTGLTPIAPTREVVVSFLLINAVTILLLLAIIAREVWKVIQARRRGRAASRLHVQIVSLFSVIAVLPAVLVSIVANVTLDRGLDRLFSGPTRAVIQNSLIVANAYLHEHGQLIRGDILGMANDISHARALFDLDRKSFREFLTNDAATRNLPGAMLIDKDRNILEAAQNGIRRDFDVPAPEFLKNVDDTEPQIAVFIEANYVAAVIRLKGFEDTFLYVARFLDPHVVAQLRQTQASVAEYSELEARRLGVQVAFALMFTVIALTVLMSAVLIGLNFANWLVAPIRRLMGAAHLVSTGDLHVQVPVSKSEGDLSQLGMTFNKMTQELRTQRDDLVSASELIDSRRRFIEAVLSSASAGIIGVDGSLSIGILNRSAEKLIGHAEAEALGHPLSEIIPELDEIMASAREGSQRLVQGQITITRDGRERILNVRVTAEQTGHTSDSYIITLDDITELVSAQRTSAWGDVARRIAHEIKNPLTPIQLSAERIKRKFGKVIVEDKSIFEQCTDTIVRQVDDIRRMVDEFSRFARMPKPVIEGEDVGDTVRQVVFLMRVGHPDVDIDTEIKGEPLHARFDRRLISQALTNIIKNATEAIEAVPEDELGKGKIEVVAARDGDDVVIDIIDNGIGLPKESRSRLLEPYVTTREKGTGLGLAIVGRVLVDHGGGIELNDASHVRPGQRGAWMRLRFAMSGQPAAPPGSGEPKQQADNEPRIAAASGS from the coding sequence ATGACCAGCGCAGAGACGTCGGCCCCACTTGTTGACGACACGTCGATTGCCGAGCCTCGGCTGCGCACCTGGCGCAAGCTGCTGGCGCCGATGGCAGTCGGCGTCGCGTTGTTCTCGGCCTTCCTGACCTTTGTCGTCCTCACCGGACTGACCCCGATCGCCCCGACCCGTGAGGTCGTAGTCAGCTTCCTGCTGATCAATGCCGTCACCATCCTGCTGCTGCTCGCGATCATTGCTCGCGAAGTCTGGAAGGTGATCCAAGCTCGCAGGCGCGGGCGGGCGGCGTCGCGGCTGCACGTTCAGATCGTCAGCCTGTTCTCGGTGATCGCAGTTCTGCCGGCGGTGCTGGTGTCGATCGTCGCCAACGTCACGCTCGACCGCGGCCTCGACCGGCTGTTCTCCGGCCCGACCCGGGCGGTGATCCAGAATTCGCTGATCGTCGCCAATGCCTATCTGCACGAGCACGGCCAGTTGATCCGCGGCGACATTCTCGGCATGGCCAACGACATCTCGCACGCCCGGGCGCTGTTCGACCTCGACCGCAAGTCGTTCCGCGAATTCCTCACCAACGACGCCGCCACCCGTAATCTGCCGGGCGCGATGCTGATCGACAAGGATCGCAACATCCTGGAAGCGGCGCAGAACGGCATCCGCCGCGACTTCGACGTGCCGGCGCCCGAATTCCTGAAGAACGTCGACGATACCGAGCCGCAGATCGCGGTGTTCATCGAAGCCAACTACGTCGCCGCGGTGATCCGGCTGAAGGGTTTCGAAGACACCTTCCTGTACGTCGCGCGCTTCCTCGATCCGCACGTGGTGGCGCAGTTGCGCCAGACTCAGGCCAGCGTCGCCGAATATTCCGAACTCGAGGCGCGGCGGCTCGGCGTCCAGGTCGCGTTCGCTCTGATGTTCACCGTGATCGCACTCACCGTGCTGATGTCGGCGGTGCTGATCGGGCTGAATTTCGCCAACTGGCTGGTGGCGCCGATCCGGCGCCTGATGGGCGCGGCGCATCTGGTCTCGACCGGCGATCTGCACGTCCAGGTGCCGGTGTCGAAATCCGAGGGCGACCTGTCGCAGCTCGGCATGACCTTCAACAAGATGACTCAGGAGTTGCGCACCCAGCGCGACGATCTGGTCAGCGCCAGCGAGCTGATCGACAGCCGCCGCCGTTTCATCGAGGCGGTGTTGTCGTCGGCCAGCGCCGGCATCATCGGCGTCGACGGCTCCCTGAGCATCGGCATTCTCAATCGCTCGGCCGAGAAGCTGATCGGTCACGCCGAGGCCGAGGCGCTCGGACATCCCTTATCGGAGATCATCCCCGAGCTGGACGAGATCATGGCGAGTGCGCGCGAGGGATCGCAGCGTCTGGTGCAGGGCCAGATCACCATCACCCGCGACGGCCGCGAACGGATCCTCAACGTTCGCGTCACCGCCGAACAGACCGGCCACACCAGCGACAGCTACATCATCACGCTCGACGACATCACCGAACTGGTGTCGGCGCAGCGCACCTCGGCCTGGGGCGACGTCGCCCGCCGGATCGCCCACGAGATCAAGAATCCGCTGACGCCGATCCAGCTCTCTGCGGAGCGTATCAAGCGAAAGTTCGGCAAGGTCATCGTCGAGGACAAGAGTATCTTCGAGCAATGCACCGACACCATCGTCCGCCAGGTCGACGATATCCGGCGGATGGTCGACGAGTTCTCACGGTTTGCGCGGATGCCGAAGCCGGTGATCGAAGGCGAGGACGTCGGCGATACGGTGCGGCAGGTGGTGTTCCTGATGCGGGTCGGTCATCCCGATGTGGACATCGATACCGAAATCAAGGGCGAACCGCTGCATGCGCGGTTCGACCGCCGCCTGATCTCGCAGGCCCTGACCAACATCATCAAGAACGCCACCGAGGCGATCGAAGCGGTGCCGGAAGACGAGCTCGGCAAGGGCAAGATCGAAGTGGTGGCGGCCCGAGACGGCGACGACGTCGTCATCGACATCATCGACAACGGCATTGGTCTGCCCAAAGAAAGCCGCTCGCGGCTGCTCGAACCCTACGTCACCACCCGCGAGAAGGGCACCGGCCTCGGCCTGGCGATCGTCGGACGGGTGTTGGTCGACCACGGTGGGGGCATCGAACTCAATGACGCATCCCATGTCCGTCCGGGCCAGCGCGGTGCGTGGATGCGCCTTCGATTTGCGATGTCGGGTCAGCCGGCGGCGCCTCCGGGCTCGGGTGAACCAAAACAGCAGGCCGACAACGAACCAAGGATAGCGGCTGCCAGCGGCAGCTAA
- a CDS encoding sigma-54-dependent transcriptional regulator has translation MANDILIVDDEADIRDLVAGILEDEGFSTRTARDSDSALAEIANRRPNLIFLDIWLQGSKLDGLQLLEQIKKDHTDVPVVMISGHGNIETAVAAIKRGAYDFIEKPFKSDRLILVATRALETSRLKREVRELKQLAPSASTLVGRSACINQLRQTIERAAKANSRILIVGPSGAGKELAARTLHNSSSRAEGPFVVINAAAITPEKMEIELFGVEANGEHSRKAGALEEAHGGTLFIDEIADMPRETQNKILRVLVEQTFQRCGGTTRVNVDVRIISSTARNLEEEIVAGRFREDLYHRLSVVPIRVPPLSERRDDIPELIEYFMEQISAATGLPRRQIGQDAMAVLQSHVWPGNVRQLRNNVERLMILAGGGPDAVITADMLPQDVGSMVPTMPTGNNGEHIMGLPLREAREAFERDYLIAQISRFSGNISRTAEFVGMERSALHRKLKALGVG, from the coding sequence ATGGCGAATGACATTCTGATCGTCGACGATGAAGCGGACATCCGTGATCTCGTCGCCGGTATTCTCGAGGACGAAGGCTTTTCCACCCGCACCGCGCGCGACAGTGATTCGGCTCTCGCCGAGATCGCCAACCGGCGGCCGAACCTGATTTTCCTCGACATCTGGCTGCAGGGCAGCAAGCTCGACGGTCTGCAATTGCTGGAGCAGATCAAGAAGGATCACACCGACGTCCCGGTGGTGATGATCTCCGGCCACGGCAACATCGAAACCGCGGTCGCTGCGATCAAACGCGGCGCTTACGACTTCATCGAGAAGCCGTTCAAGTCCGACCGGCTGATTCTGGTGGCGACGCGGGCGCTGGAGACCTCGCGGCTGAAGCGCGAAGTGCGTGAATTGAAACAGCTCGCGCCGTCGGCATCGACCCTGGTCGGCCGCTCTGCCTGCATCAACCAGCTTCGTCAGACGATCGAGCGTGCCGCCAAGGCCAACAGCCGAATCCTGATCGTCGGCCCGTCCGGCGCCGGCAAGGAGCTCGCGGCGCGGACGCTGCACAATTCGTCGTCGCGCGCCGAGGGTCCGTTCGTGGTGATCAATGCCGCGGCGATCACCCCGGAGAAAATGGAAATCGAGCTGTTCGGCGTCGAGGCCAACGGCGAGCATTCGCGCAAGGCGGGCGCGCTGGAAGAAGCGCACGGCGGCACGCTGTTCATCGATGAAATCGCCGACATGCCGCGCGAGACCCAGAACAAGATTCTCCGCGTCCTGGTCGAGCAGACCTTCCAGCGCTGCGGCGGCACCACCCGGGTCAATGTCGACGTCCGCATCATCTCGTCGACCGCGCGCAACCTCGAAGAAGAGATCGTCGCCGGAAGGTTCCGCGAAGACCTGTATCACCGGCTGTCGGTGGTGCCGATCCGGGTGCCGCCGCTGTCGGAGCGGCGCGACGACATTCCGGAACTGATCGAGTACTTCATGGAGCAGATCTCGGCGGCGACCGGGCTGCCGCGCCGGCAGATCGGCCAGGACGCGATGGCGGTGCTGCAGTCGCATGTCTGGCCCGGCAATGTCCGCCAGCTCCGCAATAACGTCGAGCGCCTGATGATTCTGGCCGGCGGCGGACCGGATGCGGTGATCACCGCCGACATGCTGCCGCAGGATGTCGGCTCGATGGTGCCGACGATGCCGACCGGCAACAATGGCGAGCACATCATGGGTCTGCCGCTCCGCGAGGCCCGAGAGGCGTTCGAGCGCGATTATCTGATCGCGCAGATCAGCCGGTTCTCCGGCAACATCTCGCGCACCGCCGAGTTCGTCGGCATGGAGCGCTCGGCGCTGCACCGCAAGCTCAAGGCGCTCGGCGTCGGCTGA
- a CDS encoding D-amino-acid transaminase yields MSRIAYVNGRYLDMREASVNIEDRGYQFADGVYEVSEVRDGKLIDMPRHLARLQRSLGELRIREPMPLSALSVVMHEVVRRNRVNHGIVYLQVSRGVARRDHGFPAASVKPAVVVTARSIDPAKGQANAARGIKVITLPENRWPRVDIKSTALLPNVLAKQAAREAGAYEAWYVDGDGFVTEGASSNAWIVTKEGRVVTRSADSGILAGITRAVLIDALEALQVRLEERPFTPAEAAAAAEAFVTASSQIVMPVVAIDGQPIGDGNPGALAKRLREQFHRFAVFS; encoded by the coding sequence ATGTCGCGCATCGCCTATGTCAACGGCCGTTATCTCGACATGCGCGAGGCGAGCGTGAACATCGAGGACCGCGGCTATCAGTTCGCCGACGGCGTCTATGAAGTCTCCGAAGTGCGTGACGGCAAACTGATCGACATGCCGCGACACTTGGCGCGGCTGCAGCGCTCGCTCGGCGAATTGCGGATCAGAGAGCCGATGCCGCTTTCCGCGCTGTCGGTGGTGATGCATGAAGTGGTGCGACGCAACCGGGTGAACCACGGCATCGTCTATCTGCAGGTCAGCCGCGGCGTGGCCCGGCGTGATCACGGCTTTCCGGCCGCCTCGGTGAAGCCCGCGGTGGTGGTGACCGCACGCAGCATCGATCCGGCCAAAGGGCAGGCCAACGCCGCCCGCGGCATCAAGGTGATCACGCTGCCGGAAAACCGCTGGCCGCGGGTCGATATCAAGTCGACGGCGCTGTTGCCGAACGTGCTCGCCAAGCAGGCGGCGCGCGAGGCGGGCGCCTATGAAGCCTGGTACGTCGACGGCGACGGCTTCGTCACCGAAGGCGCGTCGAGCAACGCCTGGATCGTCACCAAAGAGGGGCGGGTGGTGACCCGCTCGGCAGACAGCGGCATTCTTGCCGGCATCACCCGTGCCGTGCTGATCGACGCGCTCGAAGCGCTTCAGGTGCGTCTGGAAGAGCGGCCGTTCACGCCGGCCGAAGCGGCCGCAGCCGCAGAGGCGTTCGTCACCGCGTCCAGTCAGATCGTGATGCCGGTGGTGGCGATCGACGGACAGCCGATCGGTGACGGCAACCCCGGCGCATTGGCCAAACGTCTAAGAGAGCAGTTTCACCGTTTTGCGGTGTTTTCCTGA
- the hfq gene encoding RNA chaperone Hfq — MAADRAQNLQDTFLNHVRKTKTPLTIFLVNGVKLQGIVTWFDNFCLLLRRDGHSQLVYKHAISTIMPGAPIQLFESGEDSPA, encoded by the coding sequence ATGGCGGCAGACCGCGCACAAAACCTTCAAGACACTTTCCTCAACCACGTACGCAAGACGAAGACTCCCCTGACGATCTTCCTGGTCAACGGGGTGAAGTTGCAGGGTATTGTCACCTGGTTCGATAATTTTTGCCTTTTGTTGCGGCGCGACGGTCATTCGCAGCTCGTCTACAAGCACGCGATCTCGACGATCATGCCGGGGGCGCCGATCCAGTTGTTCGAAAGCGGCGAGGACTCGCCAGCTTGA
- the hflX gene encoding GTPase HflX — MEPRGIDSGSDRPRSGQGGETGRVIVVGPYLRARRGDPDAAETAVRDNDARLDEAAGLARAIDLEVVEAVLTPISQIRPATYLGKGKVEDIVGLIAAHGADLVVMDCALSPIQQRNLEKAWNAKVLDRTGLILEIFGRRAKTREGTLQVELAHLNYQRSRLVRSWTHLERQRGGFGFMGGPGETQIEADRRLIGERITKLEAELKKVQATRRLHRAGRQRVPYRVVALVGYTNAGKSTLFNRLTRADVQAADMLFATLDPTLRAIQLPHGGKAMLSDTVGFISNLPTQLVAAFRATLEEVLEADLILHVRDISHEDAEAQQSDVDNVLRQLGVDAASGRILEVWNKIDRFEPEQRDELKNIAARRPEDHPCLLVSAVSGEGVDDLLLAIEQRLAATRTVLDLSVDAADGAGVSWLHRNAEVLAKDLVDGRYVMTVRVEDNKRDIVVERFGAVPRPD; from the coding sequence TTGGAACCCCGTGGCATTGACAGCGGCTCCGATCGTCCGCGATCGGGGCAGGGCGGAGAGACCGGACGGGTGATCGTCGTAGGTCCGTATCTACGTGCGCGCCGGGGCGATCCCGACGCGGCGGAGACGGCTGTCCGCGACAATGACGCGCGCCTCGACGAAGCCGCGGGCCTCGCCCGCGCCATCGACCTCGAAGTGGTCGAGGCGGTGCTCACCCCGATCAGCCAGATCCGTCCGGCGACTTATCTCGGCAAGGGCAAGGTCGAGGACATCGTCGGCCTGATCGCTGCGCACGGCGCAGACCTCGTGGTGATGGATTGCGCGCTGTCGCCGATCCAGCAGCGCAACCTGGAGAAGGCCTGGAACGCCAAGGTGCTCGACCGCACCGGTCTGATCCTGGAGATCTTCGGCCGCCGCGCCAAGACTCGCGAAGGCACGCTGCAGGTCGAACTGGCGCATCTCAATTATCAGCGCTCGCGCCTGGTGCGATCCTGGACCCACCTCGAGCGCCAGCGCGGCGGCTTTGGATTCATGGGCGGTCCGGGCGAAACCCAGATCGAAGCCGACCGCCGGCTGATCGGCGAGCGTATCACCAAGCTCGAAGCCGAGCTGAAGAAGGTGCAGGCGACGCGCCGGCTGCATCGCGCCGGGCGGCAGCGCGTGCCGTATCGCGTGGTGGCGCTGGTCGGCTACACCAATGCCGGCAAGTCGACGCTGTTCAACCGGTTGACGCGCGCCGACGTCCAGGCCGCCGACATGCTGTTCGCAACGCTCGACCCGACGCTGCGCGCGATCCAGTTGCCGCATGGCGGCAAGGCGATGCTGTCCGACACCGTCGGCTTCATCTCCAATCTGCCGACACAGCTCGTCGCCGCATTCCGCGCGACGCTGGAAGAGGTGCTGGAAGCCGACCTGATCCTGCACGTCCGCGACATCAGCCACGAAGACGCCGAGGCGCAGCAGAGCGATGTCGACAATGTGCTGCGCCAGCTCGGCGTCGATGCTGCGAGTGGACGTATTCTCGAAGTCTGGAACAAGATCGACCGGTTCGAGCCGGAGCAGCGCGACGAGCTGAAGAACATCGCGGCGCGCCGGCCCGAGGATCATCCGTGCCTGCTGGTCTCGGCTGTCAGCGGCGAGGGCGTCGATGACCTTCTGCTGGCGATCGAGCAGCGTCTGGCGGCCACCCGTACCGTGCTCGATCTGTCGGTCGACGCCGCCGACGGCGCCGGCGTGAGCTGGCTGCATCGCAACGCCGAGGTGCTGGCCAAGGATCTCGTCGACGGCCGCTACGTCATGACGGTGCGGGTCGAGGACAACAAACGCGACATCGTGGTCGAGCGCTTCGGGGCGGTGCCGCGACCCGATTGA
- the gyrA gene encoding DNA gyrase subunit A, whose product MSDKDDEKPGEPLAPSDIRPVSILDEMKRSYLDYAMSVIVARALPDARDGLKPVHRRILYGMYENGFEWNKPYRKSARTVGDVIGKYHPHGDQSVYDALVRMAQDFSMRVPLIDGQGNFGSVDGDMPAAMRYTESRLTKIAQTLLDDIDKDTVDFQPNYDNSEREPQVLPAKFPNLLVNGAGGIAVGMATNIPPHNLGEVIDACVALIDDPALTIDDLNKIVPGPDFPTGGIILGRAGIRAAYQTGRGSIVMRGKVEIETVRKDREAIIVSEIPYQVNKATMVERIAELVREKKIEGISDLRDESDRDGFRVVIELRRDAVPEVVLNQLYKFTPLQTNFGANMVALEGGRPQLMNLKDLLQVFVAFREQVVTRRTKFLLNKARDRAHILVGLAIAVANIDEIIRVIRHSPDPNTARETLMSRDWPAADVAAMITLIDDPRHKLNPDGTARLSFEQAKAILDLRLQRLTALGREEISDELDKLAVEIADYLEILRSRARVQTIVKDELGEVRAEFATPRRTVIVEQEGEVEDEDLIQREDMVVTVSHAGYVKRVPLSTYRAQRRGGKGRSGMATREEDFVSRLFVASTHTPVLFFSSRGQVYKEKVWRLPLAPPNGRGKALINILPLEQGERITTIMPLPEDEASWSELDVMFATTGGNVRRNKLSDFVDVRRSGIIAMKLDDGEAIVDVQICTERDDVLLTAAGGQCIRFPVPDVRVFSGRTSMGVRGIALSSGDKVISLSILRHFEATPAERSTYLKQSGAIRRAATGEESEPIEMPEAEAEEGDTSAALSQERYAEMSASEQFVLTISENGYGKRTSSFEYRTTGRGGKGIVAMSVNGRNGKLVASFPVEDSDQIMLVTDNGQLIRCPVEGIRVAGRSTQGVIVFNTADDEKVVSVERIPETDDGDNGNGG is encoded by the coding sequence TTGTCCGACAAAGACGACGAGAAGCCCGGGGAGCCGCTGGCGCCCTCGGATATTCGCCCCGTATCCATTCTCGACGAGATGAAGCGCAGCTATCTCGATTACGCGATGAGCGTGATCGTGGCGCGGGCGCTGCCGGATGCGCGCGACGGGTTGAAGCCGGTGCATCGCCGCATCCTCTACGGCATGTACGAGAACGGCTTCGAATGGAACAAGCCGTATCGCAAGTCGGCCCGCACCGTCGGCGACGTCATCGGTAAGTATCACCCGCACGGCGACCAGTCGGTGTACGACGCGCTGGTCCGCATGGCGCAGGACTTCTCGATGCGGGTGCCGCTGATCGACGGTCAGGGCAATTTCGGCTCGGTCGACGGCGATATGCCGGCGGCGATGCGATACACCGAATCCCGTCTGACCAAGATCGCGCAGACGCTGCTCGACGACATCGACAAGGACACCGTCGACTTCCAGCCGAACTACGACAATTCGGAACGGGAGCCGCAGGTTCTTCCTGCCAAGTTCCCGAACCTTCTGGTCAACGGAGCCGGCGGCATCGCGGTCGGCATGGCGACCAACATCCCGCCGCACAATCTCGGCGAGGTGATCGACGCCTGTGTCGCGCTGATCGACGACCCGGCGCTGACGATCGACGATCTCAACAAGATCGTGCCGGGGCCGGACTTCCCGACCGGCGGCATCATTCTCGGCCGCGCCGGCATTCGCGCCGCCTATCAGACCGGCCGCGGCTCGATCGTGATGCGCGGCAAGGTCGAGATCGAGACCGTTCGCAAGGACCGCGAAGCGATCATCGTCAGTGAAATTCCGTACCAGGTGAACAAGGCGACGATGGTCGAGCGCATCGCCGAACTGGTGCGCGAGAAGAAGATCGAAGGTATCAGCGATCTGCGCGACGAGAGCGATCGCGACGGTTTCCGCGTGGTGATCGAGCTGCGCCGCGACGCGGTGCCGGAAGTGGTGCTCAACCAGCTCTACAAGTTCACGCCGCTGCAGACCAATTTCGGCGCCAACATGGTGGCGCTGGAAGGCGGCCGGCCGCAGCTGATGAACCTGAAGGATCTGCTGCAGGTCTTCGTCGCGTTCCGCGAGCAGGTCGTCACCCGCCGCACCAAATTCCTGCTCAACAAGGCGCGCGACCGCGCCCACATCCTGGTCGGCCTCGCGATCGCGGTGGCGAATATCGACGAGATCATTCGCGTGATCCGTCATTCGCCCGATCCGAACACGGCGCGCGAGACCCTGATGTCGCGCGACTGGCCGGCGGCCGACGTCGCGGCGATGATCACGCTGATCGACGATCCGCGCCACAAGCTCAATCCGGACGGCACCGCGCGGCTGTCGTTCGAGCAGGCCAAAGCCATCCTCGATCTGCGACTGCAGCGCCTGACCGCGCTGGGACGCGAAGAAATTTCCGACGAACTCGACAAGCTCGCGGTGGAAATCGCCGACTATCTGGAGATCCTGCGCTCGCGCGCCCGGGTGCAGACGATCGTCAAGGACGAGCTCGGCGAGGTCAGGGCCGAATTCGCGACGCCGCGCCGGACCGTGATCGTCGAGCAGGAAGGCGAGGTCGAAGACGAAGACCTGATCCAGCGCGAGGACATGGTGGTGACCGTGTCGCACGCCGGCTACGTCAAGCGGGTGCCGCTGTCGACCTACCGGGCGCAGCGCCGCGGAGGCAAGGGCCGCTCCGGCATGGCGACCCGCGAGGAGGATTTCGTCTCGCGGCTGTTCGTCGCCTCGACCCACACGCCGGTGCTGTTCTTCTCGTCGCGCGGCCAGGTCTACAAGGAGAAGGTCTGGCGGCTGCCGCTGGCGCCGCCGAACGGCCGCGGCAAGGCGCTGATCAACATCCTGCCGCTGGAGCAGGGCGAGCGCATCACCACGATCATGCCGCTGCCGGAGGACGAAGCCTCGTGGAGCGAACTCGACGTGATGTTCGCCACCACCGGCGGCAATGTCCGCCGCAACAAGCTGTCGGACTTCGTCGATGTCCGCCGCTCCGGCATCATCGCGATGAAGCTCGACGACGGCGAGGCGATCGTCGACGTCCAGATCTGCACCGAGCGCGACGACGTGCTGCTGACCGCCGCCGGTGGCCAGTGCATCCGCTTCCCTGTGCCCGATGTGCGCGTGTTCAGCGGCCGCACCTCGATGGGCGTGCGCGGCATCGCGCTGTCGTCCGGCGACAAGGTGATCTCGCTCAGCATCCTGCGCCACTTCGAGGCGACGCCGGCGGAACGCTCGACCTATCTGAAGCAGTCCGGCGCGATCCGCCGCGCCGCGACCGGCGAGGAGAGCGAGCCGATCGAGATGCCGGAGGCCGAAGCCGAGGAGGGCGATACGTCCGCGGCGCTGTCGCAGGAGCGCTACGCCGAGATGTCGGCGTCCGAGCAGTTCGTGCTGACGATCTCGGAGAACGGCTACGGCAAGCGGACCTCGTCGTTCGAGTACCGCACCACCGGGCGCGGCGGCAAAGGCATCGTGGCGATGTCGGTCAACGGCCGCAACGGCAAGCTGGTGGCGTCGTTCCCGGTGGAGGATTCCGACCAGATCATGCTGGTCACCGACAACGGCCAGCTGATCCGCTGTCCGGTCGAAGGCATCCGCGTCGCCGGCCGCTCCACCCAGGGCGTGATCGTGTTCAACACCGCCGACGACGAGAAGGTGGTGTCGGTCGAGCGCATCCCGGAGACCGACGACGGCGACAACGGCAACGGCGGCTAA
- the coaD gene encoding pantetheine-phosphate adenylyltransferase, translated as MVRIALYPGSFDPVTNGHLDVVRHAVALCDKLVVAIGIHPGKKPLFTTEERLAMVERVFGPVAKAAGCDFGCTTYDNLTVTAAEQVGATIMIRGLRDGTDLDYEMQIAGMNETMAPAIHTVFLPASVGVRPITATLVRQIAAMGGDVSAFVPAEVASALQSKFAAGSPA; from the coding sequence ATGGTACGCATCGCGCTTTATCCGGGCTCTTTCGATCCCGTCACCAACGGCCATCTCGACGTCGTCCGCCACGCCGTGGCGCTGTGCGACAAGCTCGTGGTGGCGATCGGCATTCATCCCGGCAAGAAGCCGCTGTTCACCACCGAGGAGCGCCTCGCGATGGTCGAACGGGTGTTCGGCCCGGTCGCCAAGGCGGCCGGCTGCGATTTCGGCTGCACCACCTACGACAATCTCACCGTGACCGCGGCCGAGCAGGTGGGGGCGACCATCATGATCCGCGGCCTGCGCGACGGCACCGATCTCGACTACGAGATGCAGATCGCCGGCATGAACGAAACCATGGCGCCGGCAATCCATACCGTCTTCCTGCCGGCCTCGGTCGGCGTGCGCCCGATCACCGCCACACTGGTGCGGCAGATCGCAGCGATGGGCGGCGACGTCTCGGCTTTCGTTCCGGCCGAGGTCGCCTCCGCCCTGCAATCCAAGTTCGCCGCCGGCTCGCCGGCTTAA